In the genome of Anaerolineae bacterium, the window ATTGTGACCGCTTTTGCCCTACCCGTGATGGTCGCTATGCCGCTTTATGGTCGTCTGAGCGATGGCTTGGGCAAGCGTCGCCTTTTTGGGGGAGGCATCATTATTTTTTTGGCCGGAACAGCAGTTACCCTACTGACCTCTAATTTGTATGTACTCATTGTAGGCCGGGCTATTCAGGGGATTGGCGCTGCCAGTGTGAATCCGCTGTGTATGGCCATTATTTCCGAACGGTTTCCGGTGCGTAAGCGCGGCCAGGCGTTAGGCACATGGAACACCAGCGGGCCTATTGCCGGCCTCATTGGCCCTTTGTTGGGGGGATTTCTGGTTGACTATTGGGGCTGGCGGATGGTTTATTGGCCTGTTTTGTTGATTGGCCTGGGGGCGTTGTTTGTTATCCGGGAGCAGGTGCCGCCCACGAAACGCAGTTTTGTGCAACCTGGTTTTTTACGCACCTTTGACTGGGGCGGGGTAGTTTTGCTCAGCCTGGCGGCAACAATGTTGATTTTTTATCTATCCAGCCGGCCTATTACGGGGGTGGAACCGCTGCAAGATTGGCGTTTATTGGCTGTTACTTTGGTGTTATTTGGCGGATTCATTTTTTGGGAGAAACGGCAGCCCGACCCTTTTGTTAATTTAAGCATATTTGCCCAGCCCGGTTTTAGCCGGGCCTCGGTGGGCGCGGGGTTGCGCATGTTAACAATGGGCGGCGTTGGTTTTTTGCTGCCGCTCTATTATTCCGATATTCACGGTCTGAATGCGGTCGCTATTGGGGGAATGGAGATGATCCGGGCTGCCGCGCTTTTGATGACCATGCGCTTAGGCGGGCAATTGGCCGACCGCCGGCAAAGCAGTCGCTGGCCGGTAGTGATGGGTTCGTTGGTGCAGGTGGGGGCCATTGGCTATTTGGCCTGCTTGCCTGAAACAGTCTGGTTGGGCTGGGTGGCCGTGGGATTAATTAGCCATGGCTTGGGCGCGGGCCTGACCCTGGCCCCTTTCCATCGGACCGCCTTAAACCGGGTTCCCACCAATCAAACCGGCATGGCCGCCGGGCTTTATAGCATGAGCCGTTCCGGGGGAGTGGTGCTTGGCGTGGCCGTGGGGGGGGTGATTCTCCAATATGGGTTAGACCATTTCGCCGCCCTTATTTACGCCTATCAAGTGGTGTTTTGGTTTA includes:
- a CDS encoding MFS transporter; translation: MKNAHAKVQPQRCSLPGQTPAPAVEEQAAIDGRNRTMLVGLMVPLLMMILHGTMFTVALPTIRATFGVQADTTAWIVTAFALPVMVAMPLYGRLSDGLGKRRLFGGGIIIFLAGTAVTLLTSNLYVLIVGRAIQGIGAASVNPLCMAIISERFPVRKRGQALGTWNTSGPIAGLIGPLLGGFLVDYWGWRMVYWPVLLIGLGALFVIREQVPPTKRSFVQPGFLRTFDWGGVVLLSLAATMLIFYLSSRPITGVEPLQDWRLLAVTLVLFGGFIFWEKRQPDPFVNLSIFAQPGFSRASVGAGLRMLTMGGVGFLLPLYYSDIHGLNAVAIGGMEMIRAAALLMTMRLGGQLADRRQSSRWPVVMGSLVQVGAIGYLACLPETVWLGWVAVGLISHGLGAGLTLAPFHRTALNRVPTNQTGMAAGLYSMSRSGGVVLGVAVGGVILQYGLDHFAALIYAYQVVFWFITGIAFLGILIGWGLRE